The region TTAATAAAATTAAAAAAAGACTAAAAATTCTTGATTAAACATGGTATAATTAAATTAGAGAAAGGGGTCAGTTACTGATTATTTATCGTAAACCGTCCGTTTTTGTAACAAATCCCACAGAACTATCCTACCTATAAAATTGATAAAACAATTTCGTGAGTGAAAGACGGGCGCAAACATTTATTCTAGGATTTACGCCCATTTCATAAATAAACCAAAACCATCCTATATTGAGTTGATTTCTCCAAGGGTATCGCTAGTCACAATTTATACTAAGGGTTAGAAGAAATTTATCTTACAAATTTATTTAATCCCACGAGCTATAGAGCCTGTCAAATCCTCTACATCAGTAAAACCTCTGGCTCGGTTGATTATTACACGTATGTGTACTGAGACCATAGTAAAAGGTGTCCTGAATACATTTACCAGTTTGCTCATTCTTGAACGATATTGTCCCATCAGAGTGTCTAATGACCCACCAACTCTGGTATTCACTTTTGTTTCTTGGGTATGTTCGGAGCCCGTGAGCACTGTGGTCTAAAGCATAACCCCCAATCGATAACTCTACTGTACCGTCATTCCAATGATGAACATTCCAGTAATCTGGGATAGCGCTAGCATAGGCTGGTAAAATCCCATAATCCCCAGATATATAACGTCCAGTTTTTAAATTATTGAAAGTCTGAAAACTATCAGCAGATACGGGAAAAGCGGTAGACCACATAACTATTACCGTCGCAAATACTGCTACAACACCGCGAATGAATGTTTTCCAATTGATTCTCATTATCTATCATCTCCTTTGCTTAATTTTGGGCATTGCCAATAACCCCTCATATGTGATGTGCTTATTACTTTTTATGAAAGAAAGCTCTGTAATTCAGAAAAGTTAAGTGTGCTCAATATGATGGAAATAACCATCAATACGAACGCAGGTGCTGTTTTACTAAAAGAATCCTTTACTCTGATGTGCGTAATCATGCCAACCAGCATGGTGACTGCAAACCATAATCCTGCTATGACCACAACCCCCGGTAACCAAAAGCCAATAATCAATCCTGCGGCACCAACTATCTCTACCCAGCCCGTTACTAACCGGAGCCACTGGGGAAGCTTAAGATCCTTAAATATATCAACCTGCAGCTCATGACCCATTATTTTCTGTATCCCGAGACTTAAAAATAATACAGCCAGAATACCTTGTAACACAAATGAGGTAATCAAAATAATCCCTCCATACAATTTAAGTAATAATTTTCAACAGATTATATCTCTCCAATTTTTTCCGCTGTTATAATGGAAAGTAAAACACTGAGAATTCCCAGTACACACAGCACTGCAAGAACTAGATCAAGATTAAGGTTAACCATTGGTGCGAGATTGGATTGCATCAGAACAATCGCGCAAATCACGTTTGGGACTGTCGCTCTTTTCCAAATCCCTAAATAAAAAAGCGGGATAAAACTAATCAAGGTGATCATCAATGAACGAAAAATCATCTGACTAAAAAACGTGATTAAGTCTGAACGAGTCGGCTCACCATTTATAATCGGTTGCACCTGATCAATTACATACGTGACAGTACCTGTTAATAAATAAGAAGTCATTGTAAGAAGAAATACAAACATCGTGATAAACAATATTTTCACCGCAAACAGTTTTTGCCGGCTTATCGGATAGCTAAAGGATAGAGAAATGGTTTTATTTTTATATTCATCAATAAAAACCTGGCTAATCAAGGAGGCTCCAAATAAGATAAACCCCACTTGACACGCCAAAATCAGATCAATGACTGTAGCATAGCTCCGGCCAAAATCAGCACTGACGAATTCTATAAAAAACACAGGCAAAAACAATGGTATGAGAGAATAGATAATCACTTCAACTATCACCGATTTTTGTTTTAGCTTTTGCCATTCTAATCGCATTAATTTAATCATCCGCATCACTTCCATTAATTTGCTGATAAAAATAGTCCTCTAATGAGTTGGAATGTTTCCGTATTTCTTCAATTGCAATATCATGAAAAATAAGCACTCTCGAAATATCGCTTTGGGTATACGCCGTATCATAAACCCGAATTGTATGATCTTGGATGATTTTCATATTCGAAATATGGAGGTCTTTTTCGAGTAAATAAACGGCTTGCTTCACATCCGACACTACAAGCTCGATATAATCAGAACGCTCTTTTCGAATATCTTCCAGAGTAATCTCATTTAATAATTTTCCATGATGAATCACACCAACTCTGTCAACAACCTGTTCCAATTCTCCTAATATGTGGCTTGAAAGAACAAAGGTCATCCCATATTCCTTATTGAGCATCCGAATTAAATGACGCATGTCTTTAATCCCGATCGGGTCCAGCCCGTTTGTCGGTTCGTCTAAAATAATTAGTTCTGGTTTTGTTATGATCGCTCTCGCAATTCCGAGTCGTTGCTTCATGCCAAGCGAAAAATCCTTCACGATATGGTCTTCAATTCCTTTTAAATTCACCAATTTTAACGCTTGTTCCATGTCGTGTTCGTCATAAAACCCTAGATACTCACAATGCAGTTTCAAGTTTTCGAACGCAGTTAAATGTTCAAAAAAGACCGGATATTCAATAATGTTTCCGACTCTTGCCAATACAGACTTCGATTTTTCTGTAAGCTTCTCATTAAATAATAAAACTTCTCCTTTTGATGGCCGTGTAACACCCGTAAGCATTTTTAAAATCGTAGTCTTACCAGCACCATTTTGGCCGAGAAATCCGTAAACTTCTCCTTTCTTAATATGAATGTTAATATCGGACACAAGTTCCTTCCCTTTGGCTTTTTTCGTCAGGTTATTCGTTTGAATGATGTAATCCATAATTGAATCCCCTCTCAGCTATCTAACATTATTATAATGATTAAAAATAACTTTTTTCTTTCTTATTCCTTACAAATTTCTTAAGTTTACGTCGATTATTAGAAAACTTGGTTGTCACCAAGCCTTTAAGTGACAGCCATAGTTGCACTTATGCAGTAAGAAAGGATTTTATACTTTCTTACTGCCAAAAAAGAGGTTGTTCTTGATGAACACCCCTTTGGAAATTTCTAATACGTTATTCGTTTAAAAACACAGGTAAATACTGTTTTTTCATACGGCTTGCTGCTTAATTGAATCTTACCTTTCATCGCTTCCGTTAAGCGTTTGGTAATGCTTAGGCCAAGACCACTTCCTTGAAATTCAGGATTTCTCGCATCATCCAGCGTATATAGCCTTTCGAATACGCGATCAATATGTACTTCAGCAATTCCTTTACCACGATCCCAAATATCAATGGCGATATTTTCGCCTTCTACTCGAATGGTTAACCCAAATATGCCACCATCTCTTCCATAACGAATCGCATTTGAAATGAGGTTGCTCAGAATCTGATTCAGCGCATTCTTATTACCAAGAATAAAGTAATCCTGTTCTGGAATATCAACCTCTACTTGAAGACCTTTTGATTGCATTAAATGATAAAACTCCAATACGTTCTTCCGGCAAATTTCGTTGATTGATAACCGACCCATTGGAAAATCAACATCACCCGACTCCAGTTTGACAAGGTCAAAAAATTGGTTCATTAAACCGATGACACTGATTGTTTTTTCATGAAGGCGAGCAACGACCTCACTTTGCTCTTCTTTCGACATCTTGTCATCCTGTTTTAACTTTTCAACATATCCCAGAATAACAGTTAGAGGCGTTTTTAAATCGTGCGACATATTGGAAAGCATTTTTCTCATATTTTCTTTTGTTCTAACGGAATCGGCAAACACCTTTTGGTTATAGTTTAAAAGACGATTCACTTGAATGAGCAGCTGCTGAGCAGCATGTTGATTCGTTTGCATGAACACTTTTTCAGCTGTTTCTTGCTCAATGATACGAGATAATTTATCACGAATCTCATAGAGTTCACGATTTGTTTTTTGCCTTGAAAAAAATTGCAATCCGATAACAAGCAACAAAGTAAATATCATAGCAATAAATAAAAAATTCATACTTACTCCCCTAATTTATAGCCAATTCCCCAAATTGTTCGTATATACAGCGGGTTAGATGGGTCCCCTTCAATCTTTTCCCGAAGCCTTCTAATATGGACATTTAGGACATTTTCATTGCCATAATAATCATCTTCCCATATCAACTGATACATTTGTTCTTTCGTGAAAACCCTGCTTTGATTCTGCATAAACAGCTTTAAAATATGAAATTCCTTCGATGTGAGCTGTATACTTTTCCCGTTTACTTGTGCAGAAAAAGTATCTAAATCAAGAGTCAATGCTTTAAATTGAATTATATTTGAGTAGGAATCCGCTACTTCAGGAAGATACTGTGTAGCTCTTCGAATAGCAGCATGAACCCTGGCTGTTAATTCCATAACAGAAAATGGTTTGCTAATATAATCATCTGCACCGAAACCGAGACCTAACGTTTTATCAACGTCACTTTCTTTTGCTGAGATAATTAGTACCGGAACAAAGCTTGTCTCTCTAATTCTCTTCAAAAAATCCATGCCATTGAGCTTTGGAAGCATTAAATCAAGCAATACCAGATCAACTGGTTTATTTTCAAAGAACTGAAGTGCCTTCTCTCCGTCAAAAGCAGTGAACACTGTGAAATTTTCCTGTTCTAAATGACTTGTAACGAGTTCACTTATTTCCTTGTCATCTTCTACAATCAATATCTTTTTTTGCATAATAAAACGTCCATTCCTCTGTGATCAAGTCCAAGTACTTCGTTGTAGAAGTGATTTGCTTTGGTAATATCAGATGTATTCACCTTGGTAACAATTCGTTTAACCTTCATTCTTACCACCTCCAATTGCTATTAGTTTCTACAACCCGTACTAATAATCCTTGTTAAATATCGAATTTTATTTAAACGTCTAATTCAATTAAGTGTGGCTCATATACAAAAAAGACAATCGCAACAACCCGCGATCGCCTTACTTCGATTTCCTTTTCCTCTTTTCAATTTCCTTTTTGATCATCGGTAAACCTTTCTCTTTAATCGCCTTTCTAACTTTAGGGTTGTTCAGCAGTTTTGCAACCTTCGCCAATTTTGACATGGTTCGTTTCTACCTCCATATTTATCATTACAAGAGAAACATATATTTCATTCAGTCTTTATTGTAATCCATTACCTGACCAATATAAAAATATTCCCCTTACTGCTCAGGATTGAAGATGTGTATCAAAAATGTAAAAAAACCAGGTTCTGGATGAAGCCTGGTTTTTTTGAGACTTTATAGATTTATTGTGACATCCGCCTTTTCACGTAGCTGACCAACAATCTTTTGTTGTGCTTTAATTTCTTTTTGTCTTTTAACCTGTTTTTTTAAATCTGATTTCATATCGTTATAAGAAGGGATGTCTCCCCCTTTATCTCCTTTTTTCTTGTTCATTTGTTTTTGCTGGGATTTATACTGATCATAGAGTTTCTTCAGCTCTTTCTCTGTAGGTTTGATATCACCCGACTCATCAGCAATCAGCTTGTCCACTTTTATAATCTGTTCAACCTGGGACATGACTTCTTTCTTCTTCATGCCTTGTTTTTTCAAAGCAGATAAAAACTTATCTTTTGACTTAAGCTGATTTTGTTTAGCCAATTCCTTCAATTTTTTATCAATCTCTTTTTGTGAAACTTGATAATCACGATTATTCGCTTCCTGTTTGAGCAGTTCGGAGCCCACCATGCTTTCTGCCGTCTTTTTTTTCAATTTATCCTGATCCAGTTTCTGTCCACTCATCTTGGCTTGCATGGCCATCCGCTGAAACTGACCTTTGTAAATGTCTTCAAATTCTTTTTTAGTTATTTTTTCTCCATTTACCTTTGCAACAACGTCAGGAACATCTTTCAAATCGGGTTTAGGCTGTTTTTGCTGTTGGGATGCTTGTTCACCTTGACCTTCTCCAGAGCCCTTTTCACCATTGTTGTCTTTAGATTCACCGCCGCAAGCTGCCATTACCAAAGCCAGAGCCAGCGCCATTACTATCACTGTTAACTTCTTCATAAAATACTTTCCCTCACTTCCGATCATTGTTAATTCATTCAAACATATTTTATGTGGATAGAGCAAGTTTTATTATACGAAGATATTTTATGTACATCCCATGATGACAGCATTTATAGGCATGATTAACATTTCATTTACACATTCAGATCTGATTTACTAACATTTGCCACATTTCCGGTAATTTTAGAAAAGGGATTGAAGAACTCTTTTATAAATGATCATCAATCAAAATGGGTTTCCAAACATTTTAAAACTAGTAAAAACTATTATCGCTATTCCAAGTACTATTACTATTAAGGTCAAAGGCTTTTAATTCACTCAACAAACTGGACCTGCAATGGCAATTGTGCGTGCTATCTAAACATGCTCATAGCAAGCTGTTTTCATAGTTTTTATTTTATCTTTCTTTGCGGAAAAAGAGATAAAAACTGATTTCAAATATAAGAAATGCTACAACAAAGCTGCCGAGCAAGAAAAATGGACTGCTAAAACAGTCCAGCAATGTTCAATTCTTGCACCCTTTGAACTGTTAATATATTCTTGTCCCGTTTTATATGTTGGTTAAGTTACAAATTTCAATCTCCATAATCCACAGTATTTCGAAAACTAATTATCGGTTTGACAATGTCTCCTTGAATCGGTTCCTTTCCACTTTTAAATTGTATACGAACTGAATTTCCCTCTGAAAAATCAGGAGAATCCATTACTTGGAAGTGAATATGAGGTTCACTGGAGTTTCCTGAATTACCACATATCCCCAGCACTTCTCCTCTTTCAACATAGTCTCCTACATTAACTGAAATGGAATGTTCCTTGAGATGTGCAAGCAGACTATACTCTCCATTTTCGTGTTCTATAATCACATGATTTCCCAGAGGTTGCTTGGCATTCATTTCTCCCGGAATGTTATCTTTAACATCTTCAACTACCTGTATTACTTTACCATCGGCTGGAGCGGCAACTTCTTCCCCGAAAGCATAGTAATGTTTATTTTTTTTAGGATTTCCATGATGAGTCCTGCCGTTTTTCATCATCACTAAATCATAAGCATATCTTTGATTGCCTGATAAATAGTGATAATTAATCAATTGATTTGTCCCTCCCCAGAAGACCATCCAATTTACTTTGACAGGCATCGTATACTCATTGTTTGTATAAATTCGATCCGTCTTAGGAAAAGACATTAAAGGGACTAACTGAAGAGCTTGAATGATACCATGTTTATCAAAAACAACTTGAATCCCCTTTGTTTTCTTTGCAGTGACCCAAACATACCGTCTCACATGTTTATCAATAGATAATCTAGTTTGCAGTTCATAACTTTTTACTTCCTGATTGAAAGAGTCGGCCAGTTTTTCAAATTTGGAAAATGAAACACTCCGCCTAAACTCTTCACTCGTTTGCTGATAAATCTTAGAGAAATGCTCTTGCAAAAAATAGGCACCGAATTCCTCCGGTAAGATTCTGTATTTTTTCTTGATGAATTTTTCCTGGCCAGTTATAATTTCTCCACTTTGTCCCCAATTCACAGGCTGTCCGGATACTACCGAAAAGGGAAGCAAACTGACAGCAACCAATACAAGCAAGCTTCTTTTTAGCTTCAAGAAAAACATCACCCTTCTTTAACTCTTTTACGGTATATACGATTTAAATTTGAAAAAAGTTCCATTTAGTTTCGATTCTTCTAGCATAAAGCCTGCTAACACTACAATAACTACTGATAAAATAACTTTTGGTATCTTCAAAATAACCTACCTCCCACAATTTTCCCTACTCAGAAGAACACACTTATTAGGTTAGCGCGCCCGTTTGTGTTAAGCCCATATCCAATAGTTATTAAAAAATTTCTTTACTTTCCACTTAAAGTTTTGGTATGATTATCTAACATTAAAAAGCCACAATCAAATAAATGCCATGAAGAGAAGAGTACAATCGGCAATTCTTCAAAGAGAGCTCCGGTGGGTGAAAAGGAGTAAGAATTAATGGTTGGAAGCAAGCCTCAGAGCAGCACATTGGATCCATGTAGGTGATAGTGTGACAGGAGCTCCTGTTATAGAGCTAGGGTATATGTATGGACTTCATACCGTACCTAATGAGGGTAATATGGTGACATATTACCAAACTGGGGTGGCACCACGGCGCGCAACAACTCGTCCTCAAGACAAAGGTCTTGGGGGTGAGTTTTTTATTGTCCAAGTTTAGATTCACAAAGGAGTGGAAATAAAAATGCGTATAAAAAAGTTTATAAGGTCGTGGAAATACCCTTTCATTTTATTGTCCAGCATTGGTATTTCGAGTATAGGGGAATGGGTGTATTTTATAGCATTAAATTTAATCGTTCTTGATATGATGGGCGTAATTGCTGTCTCGGGTCTATATATACTTCGAGCTTCATCTACGTTGTTTACTAATTTTGGTCAGGTAGTCTAATTGACCGATTAAATAAAAAGCATCTTATGGTGTTGCTTGCTATATTCCAAGCAGTGTTTATTGCCTTACTGCCTTCATTATCGTCACTTTGGGCAATATACGGTATTGTGTTTCTCATAAGTATAGCTGGTTCTATGTATGAGCCTACGTCAATGACTTATATCACGAAGTTAATTCCTCGCCATCAAAGAAAACGATTTAATTCATTCCGAAGTTTAATTGATTCTGGAGCATTTGTTATTGGGCCTGCTATTGCAGGAATGATGTTTATGATTGGCACCCCCAATTTCGCGATATACATTAATGCAATAGCTCTATTTGTATCAGCAATAATCACATTATTCATGCCCAATATTGAAAAAGATGATTTTATTGAGACGAAAGCTGAAAAAATAAGCTTGAAGGTATTGAAAGTTGATTGGCAAGTAGTTGTTGATTTTAGTCGTAAACACGTATACATTATGGTTATTTACTTACTATTCAGTGCGGTGATGGTTTTGGCAACTGCCATAGATTCACTGGAGGCAGCATTTTCTACAGAAGTGCTTTCTTTATCAGAAAGAGATTATGGATTCCTAGTGAGTATTGCGGGTGTTGGAATAATTGTCGGTTCCTTCGTAAACATAATAATTGTTAAAAAGGTAGCTACCTCCTGGCTGATTGGTCTTGGATCCTTAATGATTTCAATCGGTTATATGATCTATGCTTTTTCAGGTAATTTTTTTACCGCAGCGATTGGTTTTTTTATCTTATCATTTTCAATGGCTTTTATGAACACAGGATTTTACACCTTTTATCAAAATAATGTTCCTGTCAACGTAATGGGACGGGTCGGTAGTGTTTATGGTTTCATCGAAGCTTTTTTCATTATTATTGGGACTATAATTTTTGGAATTATGGCTGAACTGATATCTATTCGCTTTGTCGTTGTATTAGGAAGCCTAATTATGTTTGCAGTAACGATTATATTATTTATCTTTAATACACAACCCTCGAAAGCAGATTATTATTCTGAAATTCATCAGTTACAAACTTCTGACACTGATTAAGTATGGTCAACAATAATAATCCCAATTCTCCAGTGTTAAATGGAAAATTGGGATTTATAAATCGGTCCATATATGTGATATCCCTTTATGGAATAAAACAGATAATAACACTGTTAAAATAAACTTTTGCCATATGAAGTACTTGTTCAAGATCATGCTTATGTAAAACACCAAAATGACGTTTTAATTCAGACCCATGCACAGAAATAATTTTCGAAGTACGTGCCACAGATGGTTTTAACAATCCAGCTTCGTTCCAATACAGGACTCATCATCGTTACGTTCGTACAAACGTCTATTTTAACTAGCAAAAGTATTTTTAGTTAGACATTTTTTAGTACTAATTTTGTGACTGCTTCCACATGCACCGTTTGCGGAAACATATCCACTGGCTGAATACCTTCAACCGCATAGCCGTTCTTCACCAAGTACTTCAAATCCCGTGCCTGGGTCACCGAATTACAGGACACATACACCACCCGCTTTGGCTGCAATTTCACCACGCTGGACAAGAACGCTTCGTCACTCCCGCTTCGTGGCGGATCCATAATCACCACATCTGTTTTCTCACCACGTGCTGCCATCTTTACCATGAACTCCCCGGCGTCTCCCTGATAAAATCGGGCATTTTTCACGCCATTGCGCTTTGAATTATGGATAGCATCTCTAACCGCATCCTTATTCAACTCCACGCCAATGACCTTTCCGGCCTTCTGGCTGGCAATTAGACCAATCGTACCAATCCCGCAGTAGGCATCCACCACGGTTTCCTTTCCAGTCAGCTCTGCCATTTCAATGGCCTTTGCATACAATTTTTCTGTCTGGACCGAATTAATCTGATAGAAGGATTTCGCCGAGATGTCGAACTTGAGCCCGCAAAGAGTATCTGTTATGGTCCCCTTGCCGAACAGTACTTTTTCCTGGTTGCCTAGAACCATGCTGTCATTCCTCTTATTCACGTTCATCAGGAGGGTCGTAATTTCTGGATGGGCATTTCTTAGTGCTTTTACAAAATTATTCTTCCCTTTGAACATAGGTGATGCTACTACCAGGACCACCATGATTTCACCACTGGCTTTTCCGACCCTCACCAATACGTGTCGCAAAAAGCCCTGCCCAGTGTCTTCGTTGTAAGGCTGCATTTTAAAGGATTTCATCATCCCTTTGATGGTTTGAATAATCTCATCCGCTTTTTGGTCATGGATGATGGACCTTTCCATTGGTATGATCTTATGAGTATTTTCAGCGTATAGCCCACTTATAATCTGCCTTTTTTTATTCAAACCGAATGTCATAACATTTTTGTTACGGTAGTAAAACGGAAACTCCATGGTTATGATTGGCTCTGGTTTTCCGAAAGGCTTCATTAGTTCATCTATAATTTTCTGTTTGAAACGCTTTTGGGCATGCTCATTCATGTGCTGAATGTGGCACCCCACGCCCTCGTGATAAGATGAGCGCGGTAAATTGACACGGGATTCTGAAGGTTTAATCACCCGCTTCAGCTCTATATCGAAAAAGCGTCCTTTCTTAGAAATATCCACTTCAGCCGTTTCACCAGGCAACAAATTAGCTACTTCAAGCTGCTTCCCTTCCCACAGGGCAATGCCTTTACCTCCATCGGTAAGGCCTGAGCAAGTCACCTTTGCGGTTACGGTTTTCTGGCTATGCTGGCGCGTATCGTTTGCCTTAAGCTTGCCTTTGGATTTGCCGTACGTTCGATTCGCCCCCGCCGGGTGCTGTCTACCGTACTTTTTCTCAGGTCGATGGCGTTTTTTTCCTGATTTTCTATATTCGCTGTTCTTCCTTTTAGTCATTGGCACTTTCACATCTCTTCTTCTTCTTTGACACTCCATTATATATTACCCAAAGCCGTCAGTAAACCAACTGTTGTAAACTCTACACATTGGGTTGGCAGTCCTTCTCGAATTGTACGCGACGGTCACCGTACTTTTGACTAGGGCCGTGCCTGTGCCTGTCACCCCCGAATTATCTTGTTCCACTATTAGATAGAGCAAATATCCTTTTATTTTTATCAATCAAAATTAAAAACAAAAAAGAAGCCCCTCAAATCTGACGGGCCGCAAACCATTCATCTCTTGTAACAATTTCGGGAAGATTTGTACTAATCTCTTTGCTCATAATATTACTCCTTTCTGATTGCTTTTCTTCTCGTTTGTTTTAATTCACTAGTCACATTATTCTAGCCCCCTAGCCAAACCTTCACGATCGATAGCTTTTGGTGGTTGTTCCATCCACTCATTGTCAATCATAATATTAGCACCGTCTTCTACATACAGTCCAATATCCATTAACAATTTAGCATACATTCCACCAATATCACGCCTTCCATTAAGTGATGCACCATTTGCATAAGTTCTAACTTTCATGGAAAACATATCTATTTTATGCCATAACATTAATTTATCCGAAAAAGGTGGAGCAGTTGAAGTGCTCACCATGTCATCCAATAACAAAGGAGACGGCAAATTATCTTTATTTATTTTTTTTGAACAGATTTCGATATGTTTACCGGTAATTTCTTTTCCTCGTAGCATAAAGTTTTTAACCTTTTCAGTTTTAGCGACTTGACTAAAGCCAATTAACAATCCCTTACTTGTTACATTGTTTTCGATGTCATCGTAAAGATGTGCAATCTCAAGAGCGTGAAGTGATCTAACATCTCCAACAAAGCCATGTAAATAACTTTGTTTTTTAACAACATCGACCTTATTGGGAGTAGGAATTTTAGGAGGCTTTACTACGAGACCTTTTTCCTCTAATACATCATTAATTTCTGTTATAAGTTTTACCGTGGAATCAAGCGTATTAATAAAAAAGTTTCTTACATCTTTTCTCATCATTAAAGGTATAGCAATTGAATAGATGCTCATTCCAGCTTTAATCGTGTATTTCAAGTAGTGAAGATAAAATTCGTCAGAAAACAATCTTGGTGCATCTAAATTGACATCCTTGTCTGTAAAACCAACCGGTATCGGAAAATTTTCTTTAATAAATATTTCTTTTATATTCCCAACAATACTGTCATTTAAATTAAAAGCATGTTCTACAACCGTTTTGATATCTTGATCATCAATATGTTTAAGATAATAACTAAGAACACACTTAGCCATAGTATTACCTGTATAAGTTGCCCAAAGCTTACCCATTTCGGCTGATGTTAATTTTTCATTTATACCATTGGTGTTTTCACCCATATAAACACTCCCAATTGATACTATAAACATAATGTTCCCCATAACTCGAACATATATGAGTGATAGACTTATTATATACTCTTGTTTCAATAAACTTGCTCGATGAACCTTATTCAATTATTTGGTCCTTATATGCGATACTGGCGCTATTCTGTCTTAGAGAAAAGCACCCGCTAACAGAAAAGTTTGTTAAATCATATAATCTATTCTGAAGGTTTTTCAATTGCTGCTACAGATTCGATTTCCCCCAGTTGATTTTTGTGACCTAATACCGTAACTCCTGTTAAGGTACTTGGAACGTCATGGTCATCAAATTCATTCCTTGTTGATTCCCATGCAGTTACCAGATCTGAACGATCTTGTGATGCTTCAAGCACTCTAGTGTACACAACATCATTCCACCTATGCTTCGTACCCCAAGGCCTGTCAGCCTTAAAGATTTGTTGACAGGATGGTTTCAAGACATGGTTCCATCATCTCCCTTATAAAGTTGATTTAAGTTAAAATTCTCAGCATGTTCACACCTTAATGCCTTTATAGTAGAACTTATCGCGCGCGTTGGTTGAACTATAGCGGGAACTGGCACACATTTGCAATACAATTTCCTT is a window of Virgibacillus ihumii DNA encoding:
- a CDS encoding DoxX family protein, whose amino-acid sequence is MITSFVLQGILAVLFLSLGIQKIMGHELQVDIFKDLKLPQWLRLVTGWVEIVGAAGLIIGFWLPGVVVIAGLWFAVTMLVGMITHIRVKDSFSKTAPAFVLMVISIILSTLNFSELQSFLS
- a CDS encoding ABC transporter permease, encoding MIKLMRLEWQKLKQKSVIVEVIIYSLIPLFLPVFFIEFVSADFGRSYATVIDLILACQVGFILFGASLISQVFIDEYKNKTISLSFSYPISRQKLFAVKILFITMFVFLLTMTSYLLTGTVTYVIDQVQPIINGEPTRSDLITFFSQMIFRSLMITLISFIPLFYLGIWKRATVPNVICAIVLMQSNLAPMVNLNLDLVLAVLCVLGILSVLLSIITAEKIGEI
- a CDS encoding ATP-binding cassette domain-containing protein, whose amino-acid sequence is MDYIIQTNNLTKKAKGKELVSDINIHIKKGEVYGFLGQNGAGKTTILKMLTGVTRPSKGEVLLFNEKLTEKSKSVLARVGNIIEYPVFFEHLTAFENLKLHCEYLGFYDEHDMEQALKLVNLKGIEDHIVKDFSLGMKQRLGIARAIITKPELIILDEPTNGLDPIGIKDMRHLIRMLNKEYGMTFVLSSHILGELEQVVDRVGVIHHGKLLNEITLEDIRKERSDYIELVVSDVKQAVYLLEKDLHISNMKIIQDHTIRVYDTAYTQSDISRVLIFHDIAIEEIRKHSNSLEDYFYQQINGSDADD
- a CDS encoding sensor histidine kinase, translating into MNFLFIAMIFTLLLVIGLQFFSRQKTNRELYEIRDKLSRIIEQETAEKVFMQTNQHAAQQLLIQVNRLLNYNQKVFADSVRTKENMRKMLSNMSHDLKTPLTVILGYVEKLKQDDKMSKEEQSEVVARLHEKTISVIGLMNQFFDLVKLESGDVDFPMGRLSINEICRKNVLEFYHLMQSKGLQVEVDIPEQDYFILGNKNALNQILSNLISNAIRYGRDGGIFGLTIRVEGENIAIDIWDRGKGIAEVHIDRVFERLYTLDDARNPEFQGSGLGLSITKRLTEAMKGKIQLSSKPYEKTVFTCVFKRITY
- a CDS encoding response regulator transcription factor → MQKKILIVEDDKEISELVTSHLEQENFTVFTAFDGEKALQFFENKPVDLVLLDLMLPKLNGMDFLKRIRETSFVPVLIISAKESDVDKTLGLGFGADDYISKPFSVMELTARVHAAIRRATQYLPEVADSYSNIIQFKALTLDLDTFSAQVNGKSIQLTSKEFHILKLFMQNQSRVFTKEQMYQLIWEDDYYGNENVLNVHIRRLREKIEGDPSNPLYIRTIWGIGYKLGE
- a CDS encoding SurA N-terminal domain-containing protein, with the translated sequence MKKLTVIVMALALALVMAACGGESKDNNGEKGSGEGQGEQASQQQKQPKPDLKDVPDVVAKVNGEKITKKEFEDIYKGQFQRMAMQAKMSGQKLDQDKLKKKTAESMVGSELLKQEANNRDYQVSQKEIDKKLKELAKQNQLKSKDKFLSALKKQGMKKKEVMSQVEQIIKVDKLIADESGDIKPTEKELKKLYDQYKSQQKQMNKKKGDKGGDIPSYNDMKSDLKKQVKRQKEIKAQQKIVGQLREKADVTINL
- a CDS encoding M23 family metallopeptidase, whose product is MKLKRSLLVLVAVSLLPFSVVSGQPVNWGQSGEIITGQEKFIKKKYRILPEEFGAYFLQEHFSKIYQQTSEEFRRSVSFSKFEKLADSFNQEVKSYELQTRLSIDKHVRRYVWVTAKKTKGIQVVFDKHGIIQALQLVPLMSFPKTDRIYTNNEYTMPVKVNWMVFWGGTNQLINYHYLSGNQRYAYDLVMMKNGRTHHGNPKKNKHYYAFGEEVAAPADGKVIQVVEDVKDNIPGEMNAKQPLGNHVIIEHENGEYSLLAHLKEHSISVNVGDYVERGEVLGICGNSGNSSEPHIHFQVMDSPDFSEGNSVRIQFKSGKEPIQGDIVKPIISFRNTVDYGD
- the rlmD gene encoding 23S rRNA (uracil(1939)-C(5))-methyltransferase RlmD; the protein is MKVPMTKRKNSEYRKSGKKRHRPEKKYGRQHPAGANRTYGKSKGKLKANDTRQHSQKTVTAKVTCSGLTDGGKGIALWEGKQLEVANLLPGETAEVDISKKGRFFDIELKRVIKPSESRVNLPRSSYHEGVGCHIQHMNEHAQKRFKQKIIDELMKPFGKPEPIITMEFPFYYRNKNVMTFGLNKKRQIISGLYAENTHKIIPMERSIIHDQKADEIIQTIKGMMKSFKMQPYNEDTGQGFLRHVLVRVGKASGEIMVVLVVASPMFKGKNNFVKALRNAHPEITTLLMNVNKRNDSMVLGNQEKVLFGKGTITDTLCGLKFDISAKSFYQINSVQTEKLYAKAIEMAELTGKETVVDAYCGIGTIGLIASQKAGKVIGVELNKDAVRDAIHNSKRNGVKNARFYQGDAGEFMVKMAARGEKTDVVIMDPPRSGSDEAFLSSVVKLQPKRVVYVSCNSVTQARDLKYLVKNGYAVEGIQPVDMFPQTVHVEAVTKLVLKNV